The following are from one region of the Nicotiana tabacum cultivar K326 chromosome 3, ASM71507v2, whole genome shotgun sequence genome:
- the LOC107806042 gene encoding L-type lectin-domain containing receptor kinase VII.1-like isoform X1 produces the protein MNQHLKTLLLYLLITIFSCIQSVSAIDFVFNGFKPSDISLFGIATIESGILTLTNDSTFSIGRALHPSKIVTKAPNSSQVLPFSASFIFAMAPFKDRLPGHGIVFLFVPQTGIDGTTSSQNLGFLNFTNNGNPDNHVFGVEFDVFKNQEFNDINDNHVGIDVNSLASVFAHEAGYWPDKYNKFSDDGSLNEESFETLKLNNGRNYQVWIDYADFQINVTMAPIGMKRPKQPLLDFPLNLSQVFEEEMYVGFTASTGDLAQGHKILAWSFSNSNFSISDALITQGLPSFELPKDPVHRSKGFIAGMTVSLLFLVVVTAVVSLFLIKRNRRMKREREEMEDWELEYWPHRISYQEIDAATKGFADENVIGIGGNGKVYKGVLAGSSEVAVKRISHESSEGARQFLAEISSLGRLKHRNLVSLRGWCKKDRRSLILVYDYMENGSLDKTLFECDETNMLSFEDRIRILKDVASGVLYLHEGWEAKVLHRDIKASNVLLDKDMNARLGDFGLARMHDHGQVANTTRVVGTVGYLAPEFVKTGRASTQTDVFGYGVLVLEVMCGRRPIEEEGKPPLLDWLWELMRRGELINAFDRRLRTSQDFNEEEALRVLQLGMICASLDPKGRPTMRQVVKFFERNSEADESEAEDMDVYLLETLRSNTMLSNFSLSLSHGSHPTFEEIREGC, from the exons ATGAACCAACACCTAAAAACTCTTCTTCTCTACCTGCTGATAACCATATTTAGCTGTATTCAATCAGTTTCAGCTATTGATTTTGTGTTTAATGGCTTTAAACCATCAGATATATCACTGTTTGGGATTGCTACAATTGAATCTGGAATACTTACTCTTACAAATGACTCAACTTTCTCAATTGGCAGAGCTCTACACCCTTCAAAGATTGTCACAAAAGCACCCAATTCATCCCAAGTTCTTCCCTTTTCAGCATCTTTCATTTTTGCGATGGCTCCTTTTAAGGACAGGCTACCAGGACATGGCATAGTTTTCTTGTTTGTTCCACAAACAGGTATTGATGGTACTACTTCTTCGCAGAATTTAGGTTTTTTGAACTTCACAAATAATGGGAATCCTGATAATCATGTTTTTGGGGttgagtttgatgttttcaagaATCAAGAATTCAATGACATAAATGACAACCATGTTGGAATTGATGTTAATTCTCTTGCATCAGTCTTTGCTCATGAAGCTGGCTATTGGCCTGATAAGTACAACAAGTTTAGTGATGACGGTAGCTTAAATGAAGAGTCTTTCGAGACTTTAAAGTTGAATAATGGAAGAAATTACCAAGTTTGGATTGACTATGCAGATTTTCAGATTAATGTGACTATGGCACCAATTGGTATGAAAAGGCCTAAGCAACCTTTGTTGGATTTTCCCCTCAATCTTTCTCAGGTTTTTGAGGAAGAGATGTATGTGGGGTTCACTGCCTCCACTGGTGATCTTGCTCAAGGTCACAAGATTTTAGCTTGGAGTTTTAGTAACTCGAATTTTTCGATAAGTGATGCTTTGATCACACAGGGGTTGCCTTCATTTGAGCTGCCTAAAGATCCAGTTCATCGATCGAAGGGATTCATTGCAGGTATGACAGTGTCACTCTTGTTTCTTGTTGTGGTCACTGCTGTAGTTTCATTGTTTCTGATTAAGAGAAATAGGAGAATGAAAAGGGAAAGAGAGGAAATGGAAGATTGGGAATTGGAATATTGGCCACATAGGATTAGTTATCAAGAAATTGATGCTGCAACAAAGGGTTTTGCTGATGAAAATGTGATTGGAATTGGAGGTAATGGGAAGGTATATAAAGGGGTTTTGGCTGGGAGTTCAGAGGTTGCAGTAAAGCGCATTTCTCATGAAAGCAGTGAAGGGGCAAGACAATTCTTGGCTGAGATTTCAAGTCTTGGTAGGCTAAAGCACAGAAATTTGGTGTCACTAAGAGGCTGGTGCAAGAAAGACCGACGCAGCTTGATTTTGGTTTATGATTATATGGAAAATGGGAGCTTGGATAAAACGCTGTTTGAATGTGATGAGACAAACATGTTGAGTTTTGAAGATAGAATTAGGATTTTGAAAGATGTGGCATCAGGAGTTCTATACTTGCATGAGGGATGGGAGGCAAAAGTGTTACATAGGGACATTAAGGCTAGCAATGTTTTACTTGACAAGGACATGAATGCAAGACTAGGTGATTTTGGTCTAGCCAGAATGCATGATCATGGTCAAGTGGCTAACACGACTCGAGTTGTTGGCACAGTTGGTTACTTGGCACCAGAGTTTGTCAAGACTGGTCGTGCCTCTACACAAACTGATGTGTTTGGATATGGAGTTTTAGTTTTGGAGGTGATGTGTGGAAGGAGGCCTATAGAGGAGGAAGGCAAGCCCCCTTTATTGGATTGGCTGTGGGAACTAATGAGACGAGGCGAGTTGATTAATGCCTTTGATCGTCGATTAAGGACAAGTCAAGATTTCAATGAAGAGGAAGCATTAAGAGTATTGCAATTAGGCATGATATGCGCGAGCCTAGACCCCAAAGGTAGGCCAACCATGAGACAAGTAGTGAAATTCTTTGAAAGGAACAGTGAGGCTGATGAATCTGAAGCTGAGGATATGGATGTTTACCTTCTGGAGACTTTGAgatctaataccatgttgtccaATTTTTCCTTGAGTTTGAGCCATGGTTCACACCCAACATTTGAAGAAATTAGAGAAG GCTGCTAA
- the LOC107806042 gene encoding L-type lectin-domain containing receptor kinase VII.1-like precursor encodes MNQHLKTLLLYLLITIFSCIQSVSAIDFVFNGFKPSDISLFGIATIESGILTLTNDSTFSIGRALHPSKIVTKAPNSSQVLPFSASFIFAMAPFKDRLPGHGIVFLFVPQTGIDGTTSSQNLGFLNFTNNGNPDNHVFGVEFDVFKNQEFNDINDNHVGIDVNSLASVFAHEAGYWPDKYNKFSDDGSLNEESFETLKLNNGRNYQVWIDYADFQINVTMAPIGMKRPKQPLLDFPLNLSQVFEEEMYVGFTASTGDLAQGHKILAWSFSNSNFSISDALITQGLPSFELPKDPVHRSKGFIAGMTVSLLFLVVVTAVVSLFLIKRNRRMKREREEMEDWELEYWPHRISYQEIDAATKGFADENVIGIGGNGKVYKGVLAGSSEVAVKRISHESSEGARQFLAEISSLGRLKHRNLVSLRGWCKKDRRSLILVYDYMENGSLDKTLFECDETNMLSFEDRIRILKDVASGVLYLHEGWEAKVLHRDIKASNVLLDKDMNARLGDFGLARMHDHGQVANTTRVVGTVGYLAPEFVKTGRASTQTDVFGYGVLVLEVMCGRRPIEEEGKPPLLDWLWELMRRGELINAFDRRLRTSQDFNEEEALRVLQLGMICASLDPKGRPTMRQVVKFFERNSEADESEAEDMDVYLLETLRSNTMLSNFSLSLSHGSHPTFEEIREGLSSSMSISWTNSLVDGR; translated from the coding sequence ATGAACCAACACCTAAAAACTCTTCTTCTCTACCTGCTGATAACCATATTTAGCTGTATTCAATCAGTTTCAGCTATTGATTTTGTGTTTAATGGCTTTAAACCATCAGATATATCACTGTTTGGGATTGCTACAATTGAATCTGGAATACTTACTCTTACAAATGACTCAACTTTCTCAATTGGCAGAGCTCTACACCCTTCAAAGATTGTCACAAAAGCACCCAATTCATCCCAAGTTCTTCCCTTTTCAGCATCTTTCATTTTTGCGATGGCTCCTTTTAAGGACAGGCTACCAGGACATGGCATAGTTTTCTTGTTTGTTCCACAAACAGGTATTGATGGTACTACTTCTTCGCAGAATTTAGGTTTTTTGAACTTCACAAATAATGGGAATCCTGATAATCATGTTTTTGGGGttgagtttgatgttttcaagaATCAAGAATTCAATGACATAAATGACAACCATGTTGGAATTGATGTTAATTCTCTTGCATCAGTCTTTGCTCATGAAGCTGGCTATTGGCCTGATAAGTACAACAAGTTTAGTGATGACGGTAGCTTAAATGAAGAGTCTTTCGAGACTTTAAAGTTGAATAATGGAAGAAATTACCAAGTTTGGATTGACTATGCAGATTTTCAGATTAATGTGACTATGGCACCAATTGGTATGAAAAGGCCTAAGCAACCTTTGTTGGATTTTCCCCTCAATCTTTCTCAGGTTTTTGAGGAAGAGATGTATGTGGGGTTCACTGCCTCCACTGGTGATCTTGCTCAAGGTCACAAGATTTTAGCTTGGAGTTTTAGTAACTCGAATTTTTCGATAAGTGATGCTTTGATCACACAGGGGTTGCCTTCATTTGAGCTGCCTAAAGATCCAGTTCATCGATCGAAGGGATTCATTGCAGGTATGACAGTGTCACTCTTGTTTCTTGTTGTGGTCACTGCTGTAGTTTCATTGTTTCTGATTAAGAGAAATAGGAGAATGAAAAGGGAAAGAGAGGAAATGGAAGATTGGGAATTGGAATATTGGCCACATAGGATTAGTTATCAAGAAATTGATGCTGCAACAAAGGGTTTTGCTGATGAAAATGTGATTGGAATTGGAGGTAATGGGAAGGTATATAAAGGGGTTTTGGCTGGGAGTTCAGAGGTTGCAGTAAAGCGCATTTCTCATGAAAGCAGTGAAGGGGCAAGACAATTCTTGGCTGAGATTTCAAGTCTTGGTAGGCTAAAGCACAGAAATTTGGTGTCACTAAGAGGCTGGTGCAAGAAAGACCGACGCAGCTTGATTTTGGTTTATGATTATATGGAAAATGGGAGCTTGGATAAAACGCTGTTTGAATGTGATGAGACAAACATGTTGAGTTTTGAAGATAGAATTAGGATTTTGAAAGATGTGGCATCAGGAGTTCTATACTTGCATGAGGGATGGGAGGCAAAAGTGTTACATAGGGACATTAAGGCTAGCAATGTTTTACTTGACAAGGACATGAATGCAAGACTAGGTGATTTTGGTCTAGCCAGAATGCATGATCATGGTCAAGTGGCTAACACGACTCGAGTTGTTGGCACAGTTGGTTACTTGGCACCAGAGTTTGTCAAGACTGGTCGTGCCTCTACACAAACTGATGTGTTTGGATATGGAGTTTTAGTTTTGGAGGTGATGTGTGGAAGGAGGCCTATAGAGGAGGAAGGCAAGCCCCCTTTATTGGATTGGCTGTGGGAACTAATGAGACGAGGCGAGTTGATTAATGCCTTTGATCGTCGATTAAGGACAAGTCAAGATTTCAATGAAGAGGAAGCATTAAGAGTATTGCAATTAGGCATGATATGCGCGAGCCTAGACCCCAAAGGTAGGCCAACCATGAGACAAGTAGTGAAATTCTTTGAAAGGAACAGTGAGGCTGATGAATCTGAAGCTGAGGATATGGATGTTTACCTTCTGGAGACTTTGAgatctaataccatgttgtccaATTTTTCCTTGAGTTTGAGCCATGGTTCACACCCAACATTTGAAGAAATTAGAGAAGGTTTGTCTTCTTCCATGTCCATTTCTTGGACAAATTCTTTGGTGGATGGTAGGTGA